The Arachis duranensis cultivar V14167 chromosome 2, aradu.V14167.gnm2.J7QH, whole genome shotgun sequence genome has a window encoding:
- the LOC127744926 gene encoding 50S ribosomal protein L14, chloroplastic-like, producing MANNSGAHQLMCIRIIGAGNRRYASIGDIVVAVIKEAVPNMSLERSEVIRAVIVRTRKELKHSNGMIIQYDDNAAVVIDQEGNPKGTRIFGAITRELRQINLTKIVSLAPEVL from the exons ATGG CCAATAACAGCGGAGCCCACCAATTGATGTGTATTCGAATCATAGGAGCAGGTAATCGACGATATGCTTCTATTGGTGACATTGTTGTTGCTGTAATCAAGGAAGCGGTACCAAATATGTCTTTAGAAAGATCAGAAGTGATTAGAGCTGTAATTGTACGTACTCGTAAAGAACTTAAACATAGCAATGGCATGATAATACAGTATGATGATAATGCCGCGGTTGTCATTGATCAAGAGGGAAATCCAAAAGGAACTCGAATTTTTGGCGCAATCACCCGGGAATTGAGACagataaatttaactaaaatagtTTCATTAGCACCTGAGGTATTATAA
- the LOC127744927 gene encoding LOW QUALITY PROTEIN: DNA-directed RNA polymerase subunit alpha-like (The sequence of the model RefSeq protein was modified relative to this genomic sequence to represent the inferred CDS: inserted 2 bases in 1 codon), with the protein MVREKIRVSTRTLQWKCVESRVDSKHLYYGHFILSPLMKGQDDTIGIAMRRVLLGEIEGTCITRAKFEKIPHEYSTIVGIQESVHEILMNLKEIVLRSNLYGTRDASICIKGPGYVTALDIILPPSVEIVDNTQHIANIIEPINLCIRLQIEKNHGYCIKXDKNFQDGSYLIDAVFMPVRNANHSIHSYVNGNEKQEILFLEIWTNGSLTPKEALYEASCNLIDLFIPFLHAGEENLKLEKNQHKVTLPGFTFHNTLAKLRKKKEIELKSFFIDQLELPPKIYNCLKRSNIHTLLDLFNTSHKNLMKIEDFRIEDIKHILNILEIRN; encoded by the exons ATGGTTCGAGAGAAAATTAGAGTATCTACTCGAACATTACAGTGGAAGTGTGTTGAATCAAGAGTAGACAGTAAGCACCTTTATTATGGACACTTTATTCTGTCTCCACTTATGAAAGGCCAAGATGATACAATAGGCATTGCGATGCGAAGAGTTTTGCTTGGAGAAATAGAGGGAACATGTATCACACGTgcaaaatttgagaaaatacCACATGAATATTCGACCATAGTAGGTATTCAAGAATCAGTACAtgaaattttaatgaatttgaaagAAATAGTATTGAGAAGTAATCTGTATGGGACTCGAGATGCATCTATTTGTATCAAGGGTCCCGGATATGTAACTGCTCTAGACATCATTTTACCACCTTCTGTGGAAATTGTTGATAATACGCAACATATAGCTAACATAATAGAACCCATCAATTTGTGTATTAGATTACAAATCGAGAAGAATCACGGATATTGtataaa agacaaaaactTTCAAGACGGAAGTTATCTTATAGATGCAGTATTCATGCCTGTTCGAAACGCAAATCATAGTATTCATTCTTATGTGAATGggaatgaaaaacaagaaatactCTTTCTCGAAATATGGACAAATGGGAGTTTAACTCCTAAAGAAGCACTTTATGAAGCCTCCTGTAATTTGATTGACCTATTTATTCCTTTTTTACATGCGGGAGAAGAAAacttgaaattagaaaaaaatcaacACAAAGTTACTTTACCCggtttcacttttcataatacATTGGctaaactaagaaaaaaaaaagagatagaattaaaatctttttttattgacCAATTAGAATTGCCTCCCAAGATCTATAATTGTCTCAAAAGGTCCAATATACATACATTATTGGACCTTTTTAATACCAGTCACAAAAACCTAATGAAAATAGAAGATTTTCGGATAGAAGATATAAAACATATCTTGAACATTTTAGAAATtcgaaattga
- the LOC127744860 gene encoding 30S ribosomal protein S11, chloroplastic-like, with product MAKPIPKIGSRKNGRIGSRKHARKIPKGVIHVQANFNNTMVIVTDVRGQVISWSSAGTCGFKGTRRGTPFAAQTAAGNIIRTIANQGMQRAEVMIKGPGLGKDTVLRTIRRSGILLNFIRDVTPMPHNGCRSPKK from the coding sequence ATGGCAAAACCTATACCCAAAATTGGTTCGCGTAAAAATGGACGTATTGGTTCACGTAAACATGCTCGTAAAATACCAAAGGGCGTTATTCATGTTCAAGCTAATTTCAACAATACCATGGTCATTGTTACCGATGTACGGGGTCAGGTAATTTCGTGGTCCTCCGCAGGTACTTGTGGATTCAAAGGTACACGAAGGGGAACACCATTTGCCGCCCAAACCGCAGCAGGAAATATTATTCGAACAATAGCGAATCAAGGCATGCAACGAGCTGAAGTCATGATAAAGGGTCCCGGTCTCGGAAAAGATACGGTATTAAGAACTATTCGTAGAAGTGGCATACTCTTAAATTTTATACGGGATGTAACCCCTATGCCACATAATGGGTGTAGGTCCCCTAAAAAATGA